TGGTGCCGAACACGGTCTCCAGATCGGTGGGCTCCGGTCCCTGCTGCATCCAGGAGTTGGAGCTGGAGGTGTCCAGGTAGAGGTTGCGGGTTTCCCGGGCCGCTTCCAGCAGGGCTGCCAGGCGGCCGCACCCGAAGTGGGGAACGATAAAGGGGACCTCCGGGAAGGCTCGCAGGGCGTTGCCCAAACGCCGGGCGTCTCCATAGCTCGGCTGGATGGCGCCGCCGCTCCCGAGTTTCTCCTGGATGACGATTCGCAGCGGTCCGACGTGGACGAAGACGATCAGCCCATACTTTCCGGCCAGGCGGCAGGTCTCCAGGCAGGCCGGGTCGTCCGGGAAAAACCGGTGCAGTGCTGGAAAGAGCAGCAGTCCGCGGAGTCCTTTGGCTGCAACCTCGGCGGTGGCCCTGCCAGCCTCCGGGTCCAGCGGGTTCAGCATCTGGAAGCCGGCGAACTTGTGCGGGAAAGCGGCAACCGCCCGGGACACGGCCTGCTGCTCGCCCGGAACGCTTCCGAAAAGCAAGGCGCGGGAGACCTGGTGACGGTCCAGCTGCTCCGCCCACAACGCGGCTAGGTCTTGCGGCTCCCGGGGCGGTAGAGAGATGCCCAAGCGTTCCGCTACCCGGGTGGCGGGGTCCTGGAGTGCGCGGAACTCGGCGGACTGCCGTGCGTAAAAACACAGCACTTCCCGGGTGAAAAAATGGAGATGAGCATCACACAGAGCTTCCATGAGGGCCATGATAACGGGTGTCCTGTCTCAGAAACAGGAAAACAATCACCAAAGCAGGCTGCTCCGGGTGGGAGGACGGGCACGGGAAACGGTGCAACCGGAAGGCGGCTTCAGCCGGCCTGTGCCCGATAGGCCAGGTTGCGGAACGGAGGCCAGGGAGTGTGAACCCTGAAGGGCTGCAGGTTGCGGAATCCCTGTTCCTGAAGCAGGGCCACCAGTTCGGCGGCGCTCCGGAGCTTGTGCGATCCGCTCCCGCGCAGGATGATGCGATTGATCGGACCCCAGGCATAGGGCCTGAACTCCCAGAGAACGAGCCTCCCTCCCGGCCGCAGCAATGCTTTGACCTGGGCCAGTACCTGGCGTAGCTGGGGGTCGGTGAGGTACTTCACCACGTGGGAAAGCAGGACCACGTCGAAACATTGCCGGCGGAAGGGCATCTGCAGGGCGCTGGCGACCAGGAAATGGAGGGAG
This genomic window from Acidobacteriota bacterium contains:
- a CDS encoding amidohydrolase family protein, which codes for MALMEALCDAHLHFFTREVLCFYARQSAEFRALQDPATRVAERLGISLPPREPQDLAALWAEQLDRHQVSRALLFGSVPGEQQAVSRAVAAFPHKFAGFQMLNPLDPEAGRATAEVAAKGLRGLLLFPALHRFFPDDPACLETCRLAGKYGLIVFVHVGPLRIVIQEKLGSGGAIQPSYGDARRLGNALRAFPEVPFIVPHFGCGRLAALLEAARETRNLYLDTSSSNSWMQQGPEPTDLETVFGTMLEENAFGPERLLFGSDSTVFPRGWRKDILLAQRAALDRLGVSSRERRLIFSGNLERLLRPSGAATRPTA
- a CDS encoding class I SAM-dependent methyltransferase — translated: MERPHQPDGSGSAGGLRLSESEATAQAFYDRWIGGTGLRSRLGRTVFSLSGTVYSGPFIQAAALRPEDRVMEIGSGLGEILTASQRRIGAEQPYFGIDLSYQMVRRARRGLESRRPSLHFLVASALQMPFRRQCFDVVLLSHVVKYLTDPQLRQVLAQVKALLRPGGRLVLWEFRPYAWGPINRIILRGSGSHKLRSAAELVALLQEQGFRNLQPFRVHTPWPPFRNLAYRAQAG